In Trichoderma asperellum chromosome 1, complete sequence, a single window of DNA contains:
- a CDS encoding uncharacterized protein (EggNog:ENOG41) gives MRSGSEDNKRPSPPSSASVPDRQAAEPDSDDQSIDNDPDPDPAAQTAKRKRPISVSCELCKQRKVKCDRGQPSCGWCKRHGQKCEYKERKPPGLRAGFGRFLENRSREMELRLDKMEEILRKHSELLQTSPLPSLRLENSETGAQLGRQNLMSDHDTQSENSHTLGSSKLYQASHMNNNLLYNPQPSNGPSAPTSAEQGPNEFHGRAPSAGDISAQPNIGLPTVTPTSGAALPSPDADDLPPYNLVYNLVDLYFKHINTWCPILHRRTTLDSLFGISDLQESDRVLLHAIVATTMRFSSDPRLTEERRQHYHRISKQKVLLYGMENSSVKSLLALLILALDICGSSNGPPGWNIMALITRSVVQLGLAVETNSFSVAPHYSSIYTLRAMILPEPKDFIEEESRRRLFWMIYLLDRYATIATAFEFALADTEIDRMLPCRDDLWMENQKVETRWFVPGAQNYEETHQHPVGRPENLGAFAYYIEILGILSKIHKFLKQPVDIGRLTDVEKWQLRYKELDKELTSWNFALPGEFGNMNKVFQPGSRNLNCNWVMLHATYHTAVIRLHSSAAYPTTRSAIFTPSFSAAQRCHGAVENISALGDFVVNNGFLPKLGPPFAFTIWVAARVLLVHGSTVEHKLSPQISFFVDILREMGRYWPVAAGYSRLLQRVLDEHRDSERQGGGVTPSSVKILADMRRTAFDLDFLISRQPRHGAQGLGHLGSATPSKTPAPNDLEYLDVFNFFNVPRIPFSGDNMSGAATEGLIPNPDMSTANTNLDHPQYQPNEFNITNFMIDASSDWLFKTDGSNF, from the exons ATGCGCAGCGGTAGCGAAGATAACAAACGACcatcgccgccgtcttctGCCTCTGTGCCTGATCGCCAAGCTGCTGAGCCCGATAGTGACGACCAGAGCATTGACAATGACCCTGATCCTGATCCAGCCGCGCAGACGGCCAAGCGCAAGAGGCCCATCTCTGTCTC ATGCGAATTATGCAAGCAACGCAAG GTGAAATGTGATCGTGGCCAACCGTCTTGTGGTTGGTGTAAGCGCCACGGACAAAAATGCGAATACAAGGAGCGAAAACCTCCCGGCCTGAGGGCAGGTTTTGGGAGGTTCCTCGAGAATCGGAGCCGAGAAATGGAGCTGAGGCTTgacaagatggaggagatacTGAGGAAGCACTCTGAACTGCTCCAGACTTCACCGCTGCCGTCTCTCCGCCTAGAGAACTCCGAGACTGGTGCGCAACTTGGGCGACAAAATCTCATGAGCGATCATGATACTCAGAGTGAGAATAGCCACACCTTAGGCTCATCGAAGCTGTATCAAGCTTCGCATATGAACAACAATCTGCTCTACAATCCTCAACCGAGCAATGGCCCTTCTGCGCCCACCTCTGCTGAGCAGGGCCCCAATGAATTTCATGGTCGAGCGCCTTCGGCCGGCGACATTTCAGCGCAGCCAAATATCGGCTTGCCGACAGTCACACCCACTTCAGGCGCTGCCCTCCCCTCGCCCGATGCCGATGACCTACCGCCGTACAATCTCGTATACAATCTCGTGGATTTGTACTTCAAGCACATTAATACTTGGTGTCCAATTCTACACCGAAGAACCACTCTAGATAGCTTATTTGGAATCTCCGATCTCCAAGAGTCAGACAGGGTTCTGCTTCATGCGATAGTCGCCACTACGATGCGATTTTCTAGCGATCCGAGGCTTACTGAAGAGCGGCGACAACATTACCACCGCATATCAAAACAGAAAGTCCTTCTCTACGGCATGGAAAACTCGTCCGTCAAGTCACTTCTAGCGTTGCTCATCTTGGCTCTTGATATATGTGGCAGTAGCAATGGTCCTCCCGGATGGAACATAATGGCTCTCATCACTAGGTCGGTAGTGCAGCTGGGATTGGCCGTCGAGACCAATTCCTTCAGCGTGGCTCCTCACTACTCGTCGATATACACTCTAAGAGCTATGATTCTCCCCGAGCCGAAAGATTTTATAGAAGAGGAGTCGCGCAGAAGGCTGTTTTGGATGATTTATCTACTCGATAGATATGCAACTATTGCCACGGCCTTTGAATTTGCATTAGCCGATACGGAGATTGACCGAATGCTCCCCTGCCGGGACGACTTATGGATGGAGAATCAAAAAGTGGAAACGCGGTGGTTCGTCCCGGGTGCTCAAAATTACGAAGAGACTCATCAACATCCGGTTGGAAGGCCTGAGAATCTGGGAGCTTTCGCATACTACATCGAGATCCTTGGAATCTTGTCAAAAATCCACAAGTTCCTAAAACAGCCGGTTGATATTGGCCGGCTCACCGACGTGGAAAAATGGCAGCTCCGTTACAAAGAGCTTGACAAGGAGCTGACGTCTTGGAATTTTGCCCTGCCTGGCGAGTTTGGAAATATGAATAAAGTTTTCCAGCCTGGTAGCAGAAATCTGAACTGCAACTGGGTTATGCTTCATGCAACATATCATACGGCGGTTATTCGATTGCATTCCTCAGCTGCCTACCCAACAACTCGGTCAGCTATTTTCACCCCGTCATTTAGTGCAGCGCAGAGATGTCACGGCGCTGTGGAGAATATATCTGCTTTAGGAGATTTTGTCGTCAACAATGGCTTCCTCCCTAAGCTGGGGCCGCCATTTGCCTTTACAATATGGGTTGCTGCGCGAGTGCTTTTGGTTCATGGCTCTACTGTTGAACATAAACTCTCGCCCCAAATTTCATTTTTTGTTGATATACTCCGCGAAATGGGGCGGTATTGGCCGGTAGCTGCTGGATACTCTAGGTTACTACAGCGAGTATTGGACGAGCATCGAGATAGTGAAAGACAAGGTGGCGGAGTCACACCGAGCTCAGTCAAAATTTTGGCCGACATGCGTAGGACAGCCTTTGACTTGGATTTTTTGATATCACGACAACCCCGGCATGGTGCACAGGGTCTCGGCCACTTGGGAAGCGCAACACCCTCAAAGACGCCGGCACCGAATGACTTAGAATATTTGGAtgtcttcaacttcttcaacGTCCCACGAATTCCATTTAGCGGGGATAACATGTCTGGTGCTGCCACTGAAGGCCTAATACCAAACCCTGATATGTCTACAGCAAATACAAACCTAGACCACCCGCAGTACCAGCCAAATGAGTTCAACATCACAAATTTTATGATTGACGCTAGTAGCGACTGGCTTTTCAAGACGGATGGATCGAATTTTTAG
- a CDS encoding uncharacterized protein (BUSCO:EOG092D4DOH): MNGTTGGSKGRGNGNAGVLLIQMTEQLLGRTATAKLKVIYDMTVFSLVIINKAGGLIYNKTFHEGGLNKISTNDYLVLAGTFHGVHAITARLNPIKPVAQPPAPGSNELPGRPEPSSGLEVMETENFRMQCFNTLTGTKFLLFTETTQTNVDVTIKRIYDLYADYVMKNPFYSLEMPIRCDIFDRKLLSYIREINNR; encoded by the exons ATGAATGGAACGACAGGCGGCAGCAAGGGTCGCGGAAACGGCAACGCTGGCGTCCTGCTAATTCAAATGACTGAGCAATTGTTGGGgaggacggcgacggcgaagcTGAAAGTCA TATACGACAT GACTGTCTTCTCTCTCGTAATTATCAACAAGGCCGGCGGTCTGATATATAACAAGACCTTCCACGAGGGCGGCCTTAACAAAATCAGCACCAATGACTATCTTGTATTAGCAGGCACTTTCCATGG AGTTCATGCCATTACTGCGCGCTTGAACCCCATCAAGCCAGTAGCACAGCCTCCTGCTCCTGGGTCAAATGAATTGCCGGGCCGTCCAGAGCCTTCGTCTGGATTGGAAGTCATGGAAACAGAAAACTTCCGTATGCAGTGCTTCAATACTTTAACGGGCACCAAATTCTTGCTCTTCACTGAAACTACACAAACCAACGTGGACGTCACAATCAAGAGGATATACGACTTGTACGCCGATTATGTCATGAAAAACCCCTTTTACTCTTTGGAAATGCCTATACGGTGCGACATTTTCGACCGAAAACTATTGTCATACATCAGAGAAATTAATAACcgataa
- a CDS encoding uncharacterized protein (TransMembrane:1 (i14-34o)), with protein sequence MAIAPITGILRRQLILDLGIGLGSGFIMGNWFWYGFHMPRTNGRDEYYAKKEASRAAERAQAQ encoded by the exons ATGGCTATCGCTCCGATCACTGGC ATACTGCGACGACAGCTCATCCTTGACCTCGGCATCGGTCTCG GATCTGGATTTATCATGGGAAACTGGTTCTG GTACGGCTTCCACATGCCCCGAACCAACGGCCGAGACGAGTACtatgccaagaaggaggccaGCCGAGCCGCCGAGCGAGCCCAGGCGCAATAG
- the DHG2 gene encoding L-rhamnose-1-dehydrogenase, with the protein MPLKGLLAGKTAIITGGTTGIGRAICLGYLRQGCNVVVNHLGLEKDQVHLDSLIAEASSILAQDPEAGRLAHQAGDVREIETAAKLVAAAVEHSGEARRLDICVSNAGVCTFADFLTLSPDLLETTFRTNVDGAFYITQAAARQMALNQSPSGGSIIGMSSISALVGGGLQTHYTPTKAGVTSLMQSTAVALGKYGIRCNALLPGTIRTQLNEEDLADDAKRSYMEGRIPLGRTGEPADMAGPAIFLACEELSGYVTGAQLLVDGGLFVNLQ; encoded by the coding sequence ATGCCGCTCAAGGGCCTTTTGGCGGGCAAGACTGCCATTATAACAGGCGGCACCACTGGTATCGGGCGAGCTATCTGCCTCGGGTATCTTCGCCAAGGGTGCAATGTTGTCGTCAATCACCTCGGCCTAGAGAAAGACCAGGTGCACCTAGACTCACTGATAGCCGAAGCCAGTTCCATCCTAGCACAGGACCCTGAAGCCGGTCGTCTTGCTCATCAGGCAGGGGATGTTCGTGAAATTGAGACTGCGGCCAAAttggtggctgctgctgttgaacaTTCTGGCGAGGCTCGCCGTCTCGACATCTGCGTCTCCAACGCCGGAGTCTGCACCTTTGCTGATTTCCTTACGTTATCACCGGATCTTCTCGAAACAACATTCAGGACAAATGTTGACGGTGCCTTTTACATTAcacaagcagcagcccggCAAATGGCACTGAATCAAAGCCCATCGGGCGGCAGCATTATTGGCATGTCCTCCATCTCAGCATTGGTGGGCGGAGGCTTGCAGACGCATTACACGCCAACAAAGGCCGGCGTGACGAGTCTGATGCAGAGCACGGCGGTGGCTCTAGGAAAGTACGGTATCCGATGCAATGCCTTATTGCCTGGAACGATTCGAACGCAGCTGAACGAGGAGGATCTAGCTGATGACGCCAAGCGGAGCTACATGGAGGGTAGGATTCCTCTTGGTCGAACAGGCGAGCCGGCGGATATGGCGGGTCCAGCTATCTTCTTGGCTTGTGAGGAGTTGAGTGGCTACGTAACGGGAGCACAGTTGCTGGTGGATGGTGGGCTATTTGTCAACCTACAATAA
- a CDS encoding uncharacterized protein (EggNog:ENOG41), with translation MTPPCRSFLASELPERIQQDASGRRRKVEGAGSVSRKIDLSACELFQMLQYKCEVERPLSRDSPVRCYAVDRLFRRCKDKKGIFTVETTAWEKERAKGDGSLQGTKPREPPKPHQWSSNWHDPDEASP, from the exons ATGACGCCGCCGTGCCGCTCATTTCTCGCCTCGGAGCTGCCAGAGAGGATCCAGCAGGATGCTTCGGGTCGGCGCCGAAAGGTCGAGGGCGCGGGCAGCGTGTCTCGCAAGATTGACTTATCGGCCTGTGAGCTCTTCCAGATGCTGCAGTACAAGTGCGAGGTCGAGCGACCGCTATCGCGTGACAGTCCAGTTCGATGCTATGCTGTAGACCGGTTATTTCGCag GtgcaaagataaaaaaggcaTCTTCACCGTAGAGACAACGGCGtgggaaaaggagagggCCAAAGGAGATGGAAGCTTACAAGGAACCAAGCCTAGAGAGCCGCCAAAGCCGCATCAGTGGTCGTCGAACTGGCATGATCCAGACGAGGCATCTCCGTGA
- the TMA22 gene encoding Translation machinery-associated protein 22 (EggNog:ENOG41~BUSCO:EOG092D47GJ), whose translation MADTEQSEAPVELQSRNVIYCGVCTLPPEYCEYGGTVKKCQEWLEKHHPDMYARIWSPEALEAATAALSIDAQKRAAKDAQKKAAKAEAAEQKQANKLASSVVTIKRIERNKKKFVTAVIGLEAFGLDLKKVAKDFGKKFATGSSVTKLPSGGEEIVVQGDVSDELEEFILEKYKDVPEDNIELVDDKKKK comes from the exons ATGGCAGACACAGAACAATCCGAGGCGCCCGTGGAGCTGCAGAGCAGAAATGTGATTTACTGCGGAG TGTGTACTCTGCCGCCAGAG TACTGCGAGTATGGCGGCACCGTGAAGAAATGCCAGGAATGGCTCGAGAAGCACCACCCGGACATGTACGCGAGGATATGGTCCCCTGAGGCTTTAGAAGCAGCCACTGCTGCTCTCTCCATCGATGCGCAGAAGAGAGCTGCCAAGGATGCgcagaagaaggctgccaaggccgaggCTGCGGAGCAGAAGCAGGCTAATAAGCTGGCCTCGAGCGTCGTAACCATCAAGCGAATcgagagaaacaagaaaaagtttGTCACAGCCGTTATTGGTCTGGAAGCTTTTGGTCTAGATTTGAAGAAG GTTGCCAAGGATTTCGGAAAGAAGTTCGCAACAGGTTCCTCCGTTACAAAGCTTCCCAGCGGCGGCGAAGAAATCGTGGTTCAGGGAGACGTCAGCGACGAGCTAGAAGAGTTCATTCTGGAAAAGTACAAGGATGTACCAGAAGACAATATCGAGCTAGTggatgacaagaagaagaaatga
- a CDS encoding uncharacterized protein (BUSCO:EOG092D4MX9) codes for MSHRTSRPKPPPPGNEEASATLNLGEFQHVDTLTLSEAALVLNALVAKRRNDRKNVNETEMLNQTLNYLDHFARFTQKENVEAVERLLSAHKDLAKFERAQLGSLCCENADEAKTLIPSLADKIKDEDLQDLLDEISKLQNR; via the exons ATGTCCCATCGCACATCACGCCCGAAGCCGCCTCCGCCAGGCAACGAAGAGGCGTCTGCGACGCTGAACCTGGGCGAATTCCAGCATGTCGATACCCTCACGCTCTCAGAAGCCGCGCTTGTCCTCAATGCGCTGGTTGCGAAGCGCCGAAACGATCGCAAGAATGTCAACGAGACGGA GATGCTGAATCAAACTCTCAACTACTTGGATCACTTTGCGCGATTCACTCAGAAGGAGAACGTCGAGGCCGTGGAGCGTCTGCTCAGCGCACACAAGGACCTGGCCAAGTTTGAGCGCGCACAACTTG GATCGCTCTGCTGTGAAAACGCCGACGAGGCAAAAACTCTGATTCCATCTCTGGCGGATAAGATCAAGGATGAGGATCTGCAAGACCTACTTGATGAGATTTCGAAGCTCCAGAACCGATGA
- a CDS encoding uncharacterized protein (EggNog:ENOG41), producing the protein MESMGGQLLKAVEEATLEEILDSLRAAVPSQTTQTGTRRIKTTHLDDLDQLTARQFRATQAPTISVSGRSLPLVYKIISTLVSPPHSKALFVLDFDGRFDATRLTCTNDDLQHVYVQQPPCDEGSNTNVEHIRSLIADAERFMIYEDDSAASHAREWWGTVVLGGLGAGDLVAGWKGWLHVERDNVPEYSLRVTLEEAFERRSNRQEVVDATGWAAASQWGRFTFEE; encoded by the exons ATGGAGTCTATGGGCGGACAGCTGTTGAAGGCCGTTGAGGAGGCTACTTTGGAGGAG ATACTCGATAGTCTTCGCGCAGCTGTCCCTTCTCAAACAACACAGACAGGCACCAGACGCATCAAAACCACACACCTGGATGACCTCGACCAACTTACTGCTCGGCAGTTTCGAGCCACTCAGGCTCCCACAATATCCGTCTCCGGGCGAAGTCTTCCATTAGTGTACAAGATAATATCAACGCTCGTCTCGCCACCTCACTCCAAGGCGCTCTTTGTCCTTGACTTTGACGGCCGCTTTGATGCCACTCGCCTCACATGCACCAACGATGACCTGCAACACGTTTACGTTCAACAGCCGCCATGTGACGAAGGATCCAATACCAATGTCGAGCACATCAGATCCCTCATCGCAGATGCCGAGCGCTTCATGATCTACGAAGACGACTCGGCGGCGTCTCACGCGCGTGAGTGGTGGGGTACCGTTGTTCTGGGAGGGTTGGGAGCAGGTGATCTGGTCGCTGGGTGGAAAGGCTGGCTTCATGTTGAACGTGATAATGTCCCAGAGTATTCGCTGAGAGTGACCTTGGAAGAGGCTTTTGAGAGACGCTCTAATAGGCAAGAGGTGGTTGATGCCACCGGATGGGCTGCAGCGTCACAGTGGGGGAGATTTACTTTTGAGGAGTGA
- a CDS encoding uncharacterized protein (BUSCO:EOG092D41CK) — MVLEAVMVVVDNSESSRNGDYQPTRFDAQVDAVNVLFQTITQGNPESSVGLMSMGGKGPEVLVTLTTEQGKILEGLHRTKKKIGGSSHLKTGIQIATLALKHRQNRSQRQRIIAFVCSPVEDQEKELVQLAKKMKKGNISVDFVLFGDLEDDATQKKLQAFNDAVKGNEGSHLVVIPPSSKLLSDQLISTPIMLGEGAGSGAGGMGGNDEFEFGFDPALEPELALALRMSMEEEKARQEKLAKEEEEAAKKASLESVKEENEGSGSGSGGGASKDKDDTMDTS, encoded by the exons ATGGTTCTCGAGGCTGTTATGGTGGTTGTGGACAACAGCGAGAGCAGCAGAAATGGAGACTACCAGCCAACCCGATTCGACGCACAGGTCGACGCCGTGAATGTGCTGTTCCAGACCATCACCCAGGGAAATCCGGAATCATCCGTCGGCCTGATGAGCATGGGTGGAAAAGGACCAGAGGTGCTTGTCACCCTTACCACAGAGCAGGGCAAGATCTTGGAGGGCCTGCACaggacaaagaagaagattggcgGCTCGTCTCACCTAAAGACAGGCATCCAAATTGCAACG CTCGCCCTCAAGCACCGACAGAACCGATCCCAGCGCCAACGAATAATAGCATTTGTTTGCTCACCCGTCGAAGACCAGGAGAAGGAGCTTGTACAACTAGctaagaagatgaagaagggcaaTATCTCTGTCGACTTTGTTCTGTTTGGCGATCTAGAGGATGATGCCACGCAAAAGAAACTCCAGGCATTCAACGATGCTGTCAAGGGCAACGAGGGCTCACACTTGGTGGTTATCCCACCTAGCAGTAAGCTGCTAAGTGACCAGCTTATCTCAACACCTATCATGCTTGGCGAAGGGGCTGGATCTGGCGCCGGCGGTATGGGTGGCAATGACGAGTTTGAGTTTGGATTCGACCCGGCGTTAGAACCTGAGCTGGCCCTTGCTCTACGCATGAgtatggaagaagagaaggcccGGCAAGAGAAGCTCgcaaaggaagaggaggaggcagcaAAGAAGGCATCTCTAGAGAGTGTCAAGGAAGAGAACGAAggcagtggcagcggcagtggcggcggcgcgaGCAAGGACAAAGACGATACGATGGATACTTCTTAA
- a CDS encoding uncharacterized protein (SECRETED:SignalP(1-23)~EggNog:ENOG41~TransMembrane:1 (n7-18c23/24o194-217i)) codes for MDNSADSFTAVFLLTMFSNLSAADEDGACSKDTTFYSCDANHFRGCCSVDPCDLNSCPDSFGSFKDPKDGGKGDGDSKSAVSVLDEATPTPTPTTSSRPAATSKESAAMTDSGITHTIPNNSIVTITRHTTIITGRPSVTTSSNIDPVSTTSDTPITESVPSTSEGASLPSSTDASSAATPSTSSTASPLSPGAIVGIAVGAVALIAIIVVIVLTLVRRKKQRRSEADFDLQDNGRDDVVEEKHFPHLVSAHTTGTQGSSDPFAPFGGRADQPEDPYRPASGAFEMDGSSAAPVELPAVSVSGPSTNTHKLSRLEAVQEINTTDPRANLTSVPGDDGKPAEGDSAMAL; via the exons ATGGACAACTCGGCGGA cagcttcaCCGCCGTGTTTCTGCTCACCATGTTCTCCAACCTATCGGCtgctgatgaagatggcgcctGTTCAAAGGACACAACGTTTTACTCCTGCGATGCCAATCATTTTAGGGGATGTTGCTCCGTGGACCCTTGTGACCTGAATTCCTGTCCCGACTCTTTTGGCTCCTTCAAAGATCCCAAAGATGGCGGCAAGGGCGACGGCGATTCAAAATCTGCCGTCTCCGTGCTTGATGAAGCcacaccaacaccaacaccgaCGACTTCGTCACGGCCAGCGGCAACCTCCAAGGAATCTGCAGCCATGACAGACTCTGGCATCACTCACACGATCCCAAACAACTCAATCGTCACGATAACAAGACACACAACTATCATTACGGGTCGGCCATCAGTAACTACATCATCCAACATAGATCCCGTGTCAACAACCAGTGACACGCCAATAACAGAATCAGTACCCTCAACGTCCGAGGGAGCAtcattgccttcatccaCAGATGCCAGCAGCGCTGCAACGCCTTCCACGAGCTCAACGGCAAGCCCACTATCACCAGGGGCCATTGTTGGAATCGCCGTTGGCGCCGTTGCCCTCATTGCCATTATCGTGGTCATCGTGCTCACGCTGGTGCGCCGCAAGAAGCAACGCAGATCTGAAGCCGATTTTGACCTTCAAGATAACGGTCGGGACGATGTAGTCGAAGAAAAGCATTTCCCCCATCTTGTGTCAGCCCATACCACAGGCACCCAGGGGAGCAGCGATCCCTTTGCCCCCTTTGGAG GTCGAGCAGATCAGCCTGAAGATCCATACCGTCCGGCTAGCGGTGCCTTTGAGATGGATGGAAGCAGCGCTGCCCCGGTAGAGTTGCCTGCCGTGAGCGTCTCAGGCCCAAGCACGAACACTCACAAACTATCTCGGCTGGAGGCCGTTCAGGAGATTAATACTACGGACCCTCGTGCTAATCTTACGTCTGTGCCGGGAGATGACGGTAAGCCGGC AGAAGGAGACAGCGCAATGGCTCTTTAA
- a CDS encoding uncharacterized protein (EggNog:ENOG41) yields the protein MASLSKEQQTEFYNHVATVKKDLDVRVADSESLPSSPELASSVSSRDSISSIPTPISPDDSGAVADSFVFAFDIDGVLVRGGNPIPEAIEAMKVLDGENEYGMKIPHIFLTNGGGKTEEERCHDLSRQLQREIKPGQFICGHTPMREMAEKYKTVLVIGGEGEKCRLVAEGYGFKDVVTPGDIIKHNAATTPFRKLTPEELKNSRERDFDDVVIDAVFVFADSRDWAGDIQIMLDVAMSQGGRLGIRSETFDEGPPFYFSHNDVVWSAAHEHVRLGMGALRRMFEITFKDLTGGKGKLHTHAFGKPQVSTFEFAERLMQTWRSTEHGISGPPQTVYFVGDTPESDIRGTNAINEVAENDWYSILVKTGVYQEGTEPAYKPRATVTNVLDAVNHGLQREMRKKVTASLKQNVLSQQEYADIEAAVVNEDMLITV from the exons ATGGCGTCTCTGAGTAAAGAGCAGCAGACCGAATTCTACAATCACGTTGCTACGGTTAAGAAGGACCTCGATGTCAGAGTAGCAGATTCAGAATCCCTCCCTAGCTCTCCAGAGCTAGCATCATCAGTCAGCTCCAGGGATAGCATCTCCAGCATCCCCACTCCCATATCACCCGATGACTCCGGCGCCGTTGCCGATTCTTTTGTATTTGCATTTGATATCGATGGAGTGCTCGTCCGGGGTGGCAACCCCATCCCAGAAGCCATTGAGGCCATGAAGGTTCTAGATGGAGAAAACGAATATGGAATGAAAAT ACCTCACATTTTCCTTACCaatggcggcggcaagaCTGAAGAAGAGCGTTGCCACGATCTATCACGCCAGCTTCAGCGTGAAATTAAGCCTGGACAGTTCATTTGCGGGCATACTCCCATGAGGGAAATGGCCGAAAAGTATAAGACAGTCCTCGTCATTGGAGGCGAGGGCGAAAAATGCCGTCTCGTCGCCGAAGGATACGGCTTCAAAGATGTCGTTACTCCAGGAGATATCATTAAGCACAATGCTGCCACAACACCATTCCGAAAGCTGACGCCTGAAGAGCTCAAAAACTCCCGTGAGCGAGACTTTGATGACGTTGTCATCGATGCCGTCTTTGTATTTGCTGATTCTCGGGACTGGGCCGGCGACATTCAGATCATGCTGGATGTAGCCATGTCTCAAGGCGGCCGGCTCGGAATTCGCAGCGAGACCTTCGACGAAGGTCCTCCATTCTACTTCTCCCACAACGATGTTGTTTGGTCTGCTGCCCACGAGCACGTCCGTCTCGGCATGGGTGCTCTCAGACGCATGTTCGAGATCACGTTCAAAGACCTCACAGGAGGCAAAGGCAAGCTACACACACACGCCTTTGGCAAGCCTCAAGTCTCTACCTTTGAGTTTGCTGAGCGATTGATGCAAACGTGGCGAAGCACCGAGCATGGCATTTCTGGTCCTCCACAGACGGTTTACTTCGTTGGCGATACACCTGAAAGCGACATCCGTGGCACCAATGCTATCAATGAAGTTGCTGAAAACGATTGGTACAGCATCCTGGTGAAGACAGGTGTATACCAGGAGGGAACAGAGCCGGCGTACAAGCCTCGCGCTACGGTGACCAACGTGCTTGATGCTGTAAATCACGGCCTCCAGCGCGAGATGCGTAAGAAAGTCACCGCATCGCTCAAGCAAAATGTCCTCAGCCAACAGGAATATGCTGATATTGAAGCGGCTGTCGTGAACGAGGACATGCTTATCACTGTATAA
- a CDS encoding uncharacterized protein (EggNog:ENOG41) has protein sequence MAPTRTKKKGSTESSSSQQKSATYSGSGSPSTPQRSPIHKKRAGITMQQKQALIENLRLEITERARRLRAQYHLQAQGLRSRVEIRLNRIPTALRKATMGELLLKYAEQAHRAPAPRPLPVPVKDLPLPPSPQKPTHQTTRAPQVGRAQKRLSDEITRDKENELHVGENPKKRARGGDAGVVRPAQVLSPTSSNSRLANRSRATSPTKSYLYKSSSPLKGGSAARPTAVAAGARAGGLRKVTTTSNSSASSATPTARTKRTATAAPKGPPSRPGTRTTRRASDVDESSDGSANTVLRKAAGMANTAAARKAAPGSAKKVVSRGAVKSTAKAGSAVSTAATGRTLRKRA, from the exons ATGGCTCCCACGCGcacaaaaaagaagggctCCACTGAGTCAAGCTCCTCGCAACAGAAAAGCGCGACATACAGCGGCTCTGGCAGTCCTTCAACACCACAGCGAAGTCCAATTCACAAGAAGAGGGCGGGAATCACCATGCAACAGAAACAAGCCTTGATCGAGAACCTGCGACTCGAAA ttACTGAGCGAGCCCGCAGGCTTCGCGCTCAATACCATCTCCAGGCGCAAGGCCTCAGATCACGAGTCGAAATACGCCTCAACCGAATTCCTACAGCACTCAGAAAGGCAACTATGGGCGAACTGCTCCTAAAATACGCAGAACAAGCACACCGAGCGCCTGCTCCTCGTCCGTTGCCGGTTCCTGTTAAGGATCTGCCGTTGCCACCAAGTCCTCAAAAGCCTACACACCAGACCACTCGCGCGCCACAGGTTGGACGCGCCCAGAAGCGGTTGAG CGATGAAATTACTAGGGATAAGGAGAATGAACTTCATGTTGGCGAGAATCCTAAGAAGAGAGCTCgcggcggcgatgctggAGTAGTTCGCCCAGCACAGGTCTTATCGCCTACCTCGTCCAACTCGCGGTTGGCGAACCGCAGCCGTGCAACTTCCCCTACCAAGTCATACCTGTATAAATCCAGCTCTCCTTTGAAAGGGGGTAGCGCAGCTCGACCTACAGCTGTAGCTGCTGGTGCGCGTGCTGGAGGTCTGAGAAAGGTCACTACAACATCAAACTCAAGCGCGAGCTCTGCTACTCCAACAGCGCGAACAAAGCGCACGGCTACAGCCGCCCCCAAAGGTCCTCCATCCAGGCCTGGGACACGAACGACGCGCAGAGCTAGTGACGTTGACGAATCGAGTGACGGAAGCGCGAATACCGTGCTCCGAAAGGCTGCAGGGATGGCAAATACCGCTGCCGCGCGGAAAGCCGCCCCTGGTAGCGCTAAAAAAGTTGTTTCGCGAGGAGCAGTGAAGTCAACGGCGAAAGCTGGATCCGCTGTATCAACTGCCGCCACTGGGAGGACATTAAGAAAGAGAGCTTGA